A genome region from Variovorax paradoxus includes the following:
- a CDS encoding FxLYD domain-containing protein yields the protein MTIDLQTLKCGECGSSVLKRTGLNEYTCGHCGSVTLVEDNVSDRLERVLNQVKNEAGRRLAAEEAQRQALAMRKAGIAVAVAVGVVALVGVVGIFVGSRGADTSSASGGQRPVVAALGDRTIPTDGLKLAEPRQVLVGSGSSAQAKLLVVARNETGKPLSRAGIRATYYDGDTRLDERSEMLPVAVLEPGESAPALIDMPSGKNVTRQDLRVQKLAEPYNAVQGPRMTFSRVRLIQQGERVRLVGRITNDRKDAAVIGGIEVLATLYDDAGQVIGFGHGYGQANEVPPGTRTSVDVSVARFGRAAAIASWDYRIGYSTVEASGSRTPVLNADRVIRTAGGPESFNPDLRLGTDDLLADDSERFDEKQLELLPLVAGRSNIQRPLFLTELVNRSNDAIVLAPGGAISRFGGNKADGSTAITGLAYLYPGERFPILLEPRDVERITQTRIEWKPMRRAALPGPRKPLEVRVTGTKAETGSVLLNFSQRFTYRSVEVTGSVTNPGTAIVGKVRLWVSLRDRNGQLTGFKLMDNLPAIAPGESVPFQVNVEQNARDFATVSTLYQTE from the coding sequence ATGACCATCGACCTCCAGACACTCAAGTGCGGCGAATGCGGCAGCAGCGTGCTCAAGCGCACCGGACTCAACGAATACACCTGCGGGCATTGCGGCTCGGTCACGCTGGTGGAGGACAACGTGTCCGACCGGCTCGAACGCGTGCTCAACCAGGTCAAGAACGAAGCGGGCCGCAGGCTCGCGGCCGAAGAGGCGCAGAGGCAGGCGCTCGCGATGCGCAAGGCCGGCATCGCGGTGGCCGTGGCGGTGGGTGTGGTGGCGCTCGTCGGCGTGGTGGGCATCTTCGTCGGCAGCCGCGGCGCGGACACGAGCAGTGCGTCGGGCGGACAGCGCCCGGTGGTTGCCGCACTGGGCGACCGCACCATTCCCACCGACGGTCTCAAGCTCGCCGAGCCGCGCCAGGTGCTGGTGGGCAGCGGCAGCTCTGCGCAGGCCAAGCTGCTGGTGGTCGCGCGCAACGAGACCGGCAAGCCGCTGTCGCGCGCGGGTATCCGCGCCACCTACTACGACGGCGACACCAGGCTCGACGAGCGCAGCGAGATGCTGCCGGTGGCCGTGCTCGAGCCCGGCGAAAGCGCGCCCGCCCTGATCGACATGCCGAGCGGAAAGAACGTCACGCGGCAGGACCTGCGCGTGCAGAAGCTGGCCGAGCCCTACAACGCGGTGCAGGGCCCGCGCATGACCTTTTCGCGCGTGCGCCTCATCCAGCAGGGCGAGCGCGTGAGGCTGGTCGGCCGCATCACCAACGACCGCAAGGACGCCGCGGTGATCGGCGGCATCGAGGTGCTGGCCACGCTCTACGACGACGCGGGGCAGGTGATCGGCTTCGGCCACGGCTATGGCCAGGCCAACGAGGTGCCGCCGGGTACGCGCACGTCGGTGGACGTGAGCGTGGCGCGCTTCGGCCGCGCGGCGGCCATTGCCTCTTGGGACTACCGCATCGGCTACAGCACGGTCGAAGCTTCGGGTTCGCGCACGCCGGTGCTGAACGCCGACCGCGTGATTCGCACCGCGGGCGGGCCGGAAAGCTTCAACCCCGACCTGCGCCTGGGCACCGACGACCTGCTGGCCGACGACAGCGAGCGCTTCGACGAGAAGCAGCTCGAATTGCTGCCGCTGGTGGCGGGTCGCAGCAACATCCAGCGCCCGCTGTTCCTCACCGAACTCGTGAACCGCAGCAACGACGCGATCGTGCTTGCGCCCGGCGGGGCGATCTCGCGCTTCGGCGGCAACAAGGCGGACGGCAGCACCGCCATCACCGGGCTGGCCTATCTGTATCCGGGCGAGCGCTTTCCCATCCTGCTCGAGCCGCGCGACGTCGAACGCATCACGCAGACGCGCATCGAATGGAAGCCGATGCGGCGCGCCGCGCTGCCGGGTCCGCGCAAGCCGCTCGAGGTGCGGGTGACGGGCACCAAGGCCGAAACGGGCAGCGTGCTGCTGAACTTCAGCCAGCGCTTCACCTACCGCAGCGTGGAGGTCACGGGCAGCGTGACGAATCCGGGCACGGCCATCGTCGGCAAGGTGCGGCTGTGGGTGAGCCTGCGCGACCGCAATGGGCAGCTCACCGGCTTCAAGCTGATGGACAACCTGCCGGCCATCGCGCCGGGCGAGAGCGTGCCGTTCCAGGTGAACGTGGAGCAGAACGCCCGCGACTTCGCGACCGTGAGCACGCTATACCAAACCGAATAG
- a CDS encoding response regulator transcription factor, whose amino-acid sequence MRVAVLDDGLDQLTLIHQTMVALGHECHLYKLGRTLLHALRRQTFDFLILGWRLPDMRGPDVVRTIRGDLKSRLPILLVTRDCGEGDLVEGLDSGADDFMAKPLRTVELEARVKALLRRSYPAREEAELVFGSYHFFPPSRVLKVRGMPVDLKNREYELALFLFQNLGRLLSREHLHEAVWGLGIQALSRSLDTHISRLRTKLDLRPANGFLLLAIYGLGYRLEAVDQDALRNSGKR is encoded by the coding sequence ATGCGTGTTGCTGTACTCGACGACGGCCTGGATCAACTGACACTGATCCATCAAACCATGGTGGCGCTCGGCCATGAGTGCCATCTTTACAAGCTGGGACGAACCCTGTTGCACGCCCTGCGCAGGCAGACGTTCGACTTCCTTATCCTGGGCTGGCGCCTTCCCGACATGCGCGGACCGGACGTGGTGAGAACCATCCGCGGCGATCTCAAGAGCCGGTTGCCCATACTCCTGGTGACACGCGACTGCGGCGAGGGCGATCTGGTCGAAGGCCTCGACTCGGGCGCCGACGATTTCATGGCGAAACCGTTGCGCACCGTCGAACTCGAGGCCCGCGTGAAAGCGCTGCTGCGGCGCTCGTATCCCGCGCGCGAAGAGGCTGAGCTGGTGTTCGGCTCCTATCACTTCTTTCCGCCATCGCGCGTGCTGAAGGTTCGCGGCATGCCGGTCGACCTGAAGAACCGCGAGTACGAACTCGCGCTGTTTCTCTTCCAGAATCTCGGGCGGCTGCTGTCGCGCGAACACCTGCACGAAGCGGTCTGGGGCCTCGGCATCCAGGCACTCTCGCGTTCGCTCGATACGCACATCTCGCGCCTTCGGACAAAGCTCGACCTGCGGCCAGCCAACGGGTTCCTGCTGCTCGCCATCTACGGCCTCGGATACCGGCTCGAAGCGGTCGACCAGGACGCATTGCGGAACTCGGGCAAGCGTTAG
- a CDS encoding NAD(P) transhydrogenase subunit alpha yields MDPVSHTVINLIIFVLAIYVGYHVVWTVTPALHTPLMAVTNAISAIVIVGAMLAAALTTTPLGKTMGVLAVALAAVNVFGGFLVTRRMLEMFKKKERKAAPKAEEGAAK; encoded by the coding sequence ATGGATCCCGTTTCCCATACCGTCATCAACCTCATCATCTTCGTGCTGGCCATCTACGTGGGCTACCACGTGGTGTGGACGGTCACGCCCGCGCTGCACACGCCGCTGATGGCCGTGACCAACGCCATTTCCGCCATCGTGATCGTGGGCGCCATGCTCGCGGCCGCGCTCACCACCACGCCGCTGGGCAAGACCATGGGCGTGCTGGCCGTCGCGCTGGCTGCGGTGAACGTCTTCGGCGGCTTCCTGGTCACGCGCCGGATGCTCGAGATGTTCAAGAAGAAGGAACGCAAGGCCGCGCCCAAGGCAGAAGAGGGAGCCGCCAAGTGA
- a CDS encoding DUF4019 domain-containing protein → MKHIVRLLLTGALLWCRLAPSTAQEVEASDMVRGGMQAIQMIDRGQAGELWDGATAATRKRVSRADFISVVASSRLSLGEPQIRTWVAVNRQVLANADADTAGHYVTIEYETRFSSKPGATRREVVRFHLDPDRLWRFSGYVLR, encoded by the coding sequence ATGAAACATATCGTCCGGCTGCTGTTGACCGGCGCATTGCTCTGGTGCCGGCTGGCGCCGTCCACCGCCCAGGAAGTGGAGGCCAGCGACATGGTGCGCGGCGGCATGCAGGCAATCCAGATGATCGACCGGGGCCAGGCCGGCGAACTCTGGGACGGTGCAACCGCGGCCACCCGCAAGCGCGTGTCGCGCGCCGACTTCATCAGCGTGGTCGCCAGCAGCCGCCTCTCTCTCGGTGAACCGCAAATACGCACCTGGGTTGCCGTGAATCGCCAGGTGCTGGCCAATGCGGATGCCGACACCGCGGGTCACTACGTCACCATCGAATACGAAACCCGCTTTTCCAGCAAGCCCGGCGCCACGCGGCGCGAAGTCGTGAGGTTTCATCTGGACCCCGACCGGTTGTGGCGTTTCAGCGGCTATGTGCTGCGGTAA
- a CDS encoding VanW family protein, whose amino-acid sequence MSVQAWQPPRRIDAIDFWLRSRLLATAHALREMLRPSARRWQGGHALADAPVLAQHRSPLWSDGRADEFPLVAGKVQNLRVARPAFDAVEVPAGELLSFWRQLGRPGAGRGFVLGREVRGGCVVPTLAGGLCQLSNALATLAVRAGFELVERHGHTARIERVNAPDGDAVDATVFWNYVDLKLRARHAWRLEVELTETELVLRIRAQAPMPAAVAPVMLRRTGDGAATALPVARGCLSCEQAACFRHRPQAGLALEGRTAVLVDGWTPEFARYLRTAHPQVQRMQPVPMRLAFWRVPPAGWHREPLEEDSGRASKAWAASLRRALWQRLWARHVGRRQASLIDGQRWLALAFAARLAPAHTHLVVEQALLPHLQRIGALDGRRITVLASALPMADIERRLDAASLRWPDDATLRDFRADPSLVRAEALALARASAIVTPHAGVAHALAKLAPQAALQRLAWTLPAAQAAPRESHELPIVVFAASALARKGARELAAALQDRPCRLRVLGAASDDARLWQGIGDASHIEHMNWRGDWLAGAAVVVLPAHVEHAPRALLRAVAAGVPVVASTACGLAGLEGVHEVAPGDVDALRNALQAVLA is encoded by the coding sequence CGGCGCGGCGCTGGCAAGGCGGCCATGCGCTGGCCGACGCGCCGGTGCTCGCACAGCACCGCAGCCCGCTGTGGTCCGACGGCCGTGCGGACGAATTCCCGCTGGTGGCCGGCAAGGTGCAGAACCTGCGCGTCGCGCGCCCGGCCTTCGACGCCGTCGAGGTGCCGGCGGGAGAGCTGCTGAGTTTCTGGCGCCAGCTGGGGCGGCCCGGTGCGGGGCGCGGCTTCGTGCTGGGGCGCGAGGTGCGCGGCGGCTGCGTGGTACCGACGCTGGCCGGAGGCCTGTGCCAGCTGTCGAACGCACTCGCCACGTTGGCCGTGCGCGCGGGGTTCGAGCTGGTGGAGCGCCACGGGCACACGGCGCGCATCGAACGCGTGAACGCGCCGGACGGCGACGCGGTCGATGCAACGGTGTTCTGGAACTATGTCGACCTCAAGCTGCGCGCCAGGCATGCGTGGCGGCTCGAAGTGGAATTGACCGAAACGGAACTGGTGCTTCGCATCCGCGCGCAGGCGCCGATGCCGGCGGCCGTCGCACCTGTCATGCTGCGGCGCACGGGCGACGGCGCAGCCACCGCGCTGCCCGTGGCGCGCGGCTGCCTCAGTTGCGAACAGGCCGCGTGCTTTCGCCACCGCCCGCAAGCCGGCCTCGCCCTTGAGGGCCGCACGGCGGTGCTGGTCGATGGCTGGACGCCGGAGTTCGCGCGCTACCTGCGCACTGCGCATCCGCAGGTGCAGCGCATGCAGCCGGTGCCGATGCGGCTCGCGTTCTGGCGCGTTCCCCCTGCAGGCTGGCACCGCGAGCCTTTGGAAGAGGACAGCGGGCGGGCCTCGAAGGCCTGGGCCGCAAGCCTGCGCCGCGCGTTGTGGCAGCGGCTCTGGGCGCGGCATGTGGGCCGGCGGCAGGCCAGCCTGATCGATGGACAGCGCTGGCTCGCCCTGGCCTTTGCCGCACGGCTGGCGCCGGCTCACACGCATCTGGTGGTCGAGCAGGCGCTGCTGCCGCATCTGCAGCGCATCGGCGCGCTCGACGGGCGCCGCATCACCGTGCTGGCCAGCGCACTACCGATGGCCGACATCGAGCGGCGGCTCGATGCCGCGTCGCTGCGCTGGCCGGACGACGCCACCCTGCGCGACTTCCGCGCCGACCCGTCGCTGGTGCGCGCGGAAGCGCTCGCGTTGGCGCGCGCATCGGCCATCGTCACGCCGCATGCCGGGGTCGCGCATGCGCTGGCAAAGCTCGCACCGCAAGCCGCGCTGCAGCGGCTCGCGTGGACGCTGCCCGCCGCACAAGCGGCGCCACGCGAAAGCCACGAACTGCCGATCGTCGTGTTCGCCGCGAGCGCGCTGGCACGCAAGGGCGCGCGCGAACTCGCCGCGGCGCTGCAGGACCGGCCGTGCCGCCTGCGTGTGCTCGGCGCTGCGTCGGACGACGCGCGGCTCTGGCAGGGCATCGGCGACGCGTCGCACATCGAACACATGAACTGGCGAGGCGACTGGCTGGCCGGTGCCGCGGTCGTCGTGCTGCCCGCGCACGTCGAGCATGCACCGCGCGCGTTGCTGCGTGCGGTCGCGGCCGGCGTGCCGGTGGTGGCATCGACGGCCTGCGGCCTCGCGGGCCTGGAGGGCGTGCACGAGGTCGCACCCGGCGACGTCGACGCGCTGCGCAACGCATTGCAGGCCGTGCTGGCCTGA
- a CDS encoding long-chain-fatty-acid--CoA ligase has product MPTPTPSTASADDLPWTRNYPGGMRWDAELPVKPVQQMLDEAVARWPDHSAVEFMGQSLTYRQLGDAVDRAAKGLQDLGVKPGVHVGLYLPNTPHYPIAFFAVLKAGGTVVNYSPLDAERVLAHKIEDSRTDILVTLDLVNLYPLMARLLDSSRLKTLVVGSLGDYGAMGDKVQAQLHAAGQIAPVPVDARHVRFTDLLKSEGAHQTYPLGDLAEEIVVLQYTGGTTGLPKGAMLTHANLTSASAQYYESTRGEPPILDEGKERFLVVLPLFHIFALSAAMLLGVRLGAALVLHTRFDVDAVMNELAASRISVFPGVPTMYTAILSHPKAKEMDLRSLKFCGSGGAPLPVEVEQRFFELTGCHLNEGWGMTETSPVGTFTPARGVRKAGSCGMPLPQVRIKLVSLDDPAKDVTAFGEPGELCIKGPNVMKGYWNNPKATADSMTPDGYFRSGDVAKMDADGYFYIVDRTKDMLLCGGYNVYPRVLEEAVYEHPSVAEVCVIGIPDDYRGQSPKAFVKLKEGAGELTLDALKAFLKDRLGKHEMIGALEIRAELPKTAVGKLSKKDLVDEEARKRA; this is encoded by the coding sequence ATGCCTACCCCCACCCCCTCGACGGCTTCCGCCGATGACCTGCCCTGGACACGCAACTACCCCGGCGGCATGCGCTGGGATGCCGAACTGCCCGTCAAGCCGGTGCAGCAGATGCTCGACGAGGCCGTCGCACGCTGGCCCGACCACTCCGCCGTCGAGTTCATGGGCCAGTCGCTCACCTACAGGCAACTGGGCGATGCGGTCGACCGCGCCGCCAAGGGCCTGCAGGATCTGGGCGTGAAGCCCGGCGTGCATGTCGGCCTCTACCTGCCGAACACGCCGCACTACCCGATCGCCTTCTTCGCCGTGCTCAAGGCCGGCGGCACGGTGGTCAACTACTCGCCGCTCGACGCCGAGCGCGTGCTCGCCCACAAGATCGAGGACAGCCGCACCGACATCCTCGTCACGCTCGACCTCGTCAATCTCTATCCGCTGATGGCGCGCCTGCTCGACAGCTCGCGCCTGAAGACGCTGGTGGTCGGCAGCCTCGGCGACTACGGTGCCATGGGCGACAAGGTGCAGGCCCAGCTGCATGCCGCCGGGCAGATCGCCCCGGTGCCCGTCGACGCGCGCCATGTGCGTTTCACCGACCTGCTGAAAAGCGAAGGCGCGCACCAGACCTATCCGCTCGGCGACCTGGCAGAAGAGATCGTGGTGCTGCAGTACACCGGCGGCACCACCGGGCTGCCCAAGGGCGCGATGCTCACGCACGCCAACCTGACGTCGGCCTCGGCCCAGTACTACGAATCGACGCGCGGCGAGCCGCCGATCCTCGACGAAGGCAAGGAGCGCTTCCTGGTGGTGCTGCCGCTCTTCCACATCTTCGCGCTCAGTGCCGCGATGCTGCTCGGCGTGCGCCTGGGTGCGGCGCTGGTGCTGCACACCCGCTTCGACGTGGACGCGGTGATGAACGAACTCGCCGCCAGCAGGATCAGCGTGTTCCCCGGCGTGCCGACGATGTACACCGCCATCCTGTCGCACCCCAAGGCGAAGGAGATGGACCTGCGCTCGCTCAAGTTCTGCGGATCGGGCGGCGCGCCGCTGCCGGTGGAAGTGGAGCAGCGCTTCTTCGAACTCACCGGCTGCCACCTCAACGAAGGCTGGGGCATGACCGAGACCTCGCCCGTGGGCACCTTCACGCCCGCGCGCGGCGTGCGCAAGGCCGGCTCGTGCGGCATGCCGCTGCCGCAGGTGCGCATCAAGCTCGTGAGCCTGGACGACCCGGCGAAGGACGTCACTGCCTTCGGCGAGCCCGGCGAGCTGTGCATCAAGGGCCCGAACGTGATGAAGGGCTACTGGAACAACCCGAAGGCCACGGCCGATTCGATGACCCCCGACGGCTACTTCCGCAGTGGCGACGTCGCGAAGATGGACGCCGACGGCTACTTCTACATCGTCGACCGCACCAAGGACATGCTGCTGTGCGGCGGCTACAACGTGTACCCGCGCGTGCTCGAGGAAGCCGTGTACGAACACCCGTCCGTGGCCGAGGTCTGCGTGATCGGCATTCCCGACGACTACCGTGGCCAGTCGCCGAAGGCCTTCGTGAAGCTCAAGGAAGGCGCAGGCGAACTCACGCTCGACGCGCTCAAGGCCTTCCTGAAGGACCGCCTGGGCAAGCACGAGATGATCGGCGCGCTCGAGATCCGCGCCGAGCTGCCCAAGACGGCCGTCGGCAAGCTCTCGAAGAAGGACCTCGTCGACGAGGAAGCCCGCAAGCGCGCCTGA
- a CDS encoding Re/Si-specific NAD(P)(+) transhydrogenase subunit alpha, with protein sequence MLIGVPAETLAGETRVAVTPETVKKLVASGHAVRVASGAGVAASVTDAAYQAAGAEITDQPGAFSADMVLKVRTPTDAETGLLKSGAVVIGMLNPFDAAGLQRLAAAGVTGFALEAAPRTTRAQSMDVLSSQANIAGYKAVMIAADRYQRFFPMLMTAAGTVKAARVVVLGVGVAGLQAIATAKRLGAVIEASDVRPSVKEQIESLGGKFIDVAYETQEEKDAAEGVGGYARPMPASWLTRQQAEVAKRIALADVVISTALIPGRAAPTLITEDMVKSMKPGSVIVDIAAGKGADANGGMTGGNCPISEADKTVVKHGVTIVGETNLAALVAADASALYARNVLDFLKLIVTKEGALKIDLEDDIVAACRVTQDGQVTKK encoded by the coding sequence ATGCTGATAGGCGTGCCTGCCGAAACACTGGCTGGCGAAACCCGAGTGGCCGTTACACCCGAGACCGTGAAAAAGCTGGTCGCTTCAGGGCATGCGGTACGAGTGGCGTCCGGGGCCGGCGTTGCCGCCAGCGTCACCGATGCGGCCTATCAGGCGGCAGGCGCTGAAATCACGGACCAGCCGGGCGCGTTCTCCGCAGACATGGTGCTCAAGGTGCGCACGCCCACCGATGCCGAGACCGGGCTGCTCAAGTCGGGCGCGGTGGTCATCGGCATGCTGAACCCCTTCGATGCCGCCGGCCTGCAGCGCCTGGCCGCGGCGGGGGTCACGGGCTTCGCCCTCGAGGCCGCGCCCCGCACCACCCGCGCGCAGAGCATGGACGTGCTCTCTTCGCAGGCCAACATCGCCGGCTACAAGGCCGTGATGATCGCGGCCGACAGATACCAGCGCTTCTTCCCGATGCTCATGACGGCCGCCGGCACGGTGAAGGCCGCGCGAGTGGTCGTCCTCGGTGTCGGCGTGGCGGGCCTGCAGGCCATTGCCACGGCCAAGCGCCTGGGCGCCGTCATCGAGGCGTCGGACGTCCGCCCGAGCGTCAAGGAGCAGATCGAGTCGCTCGGCGGCAAGTTCATCGACGTTGCCTACGAGACGCAGGAAGAAAAGGATGCCGCCGAAGGCGTCGGCGGCTACGCACGGCCGATGCCTGCCAGCTGGCTCACGCGTCAGCAGGCAGAGGTGGCCAAGCGCATCGCGCTGGCCGACGTGGTCATCAGCACGGCGCTGATTCCGGGTCGCGCCGCGCCGACGCTCATCACCGAGGACATGGTCAAGTCGATGAAACCGGGCTCGGTGATCGTCGACATCGCCGCCGGCAAGGGGGCCGACGCGAACGGGGGAATGACGGGCGGCAACTGCCCGATCTCCGAGGCCGACAAGACGGTGGTCAAGCACGGCGTGACCATCGTCGGCGAGACCAACCTCGCGGCCCTGGTGGCGGCCGATGCGTCTGCGCTCTACGCGCGCAACGTGCTCGACTTCCTCAAGCTGATCGTCACCAAGGAGGGCGCGCTGAAGATCGACCTCGAGGACGACATCGTCGCCGCCTGCCGCGTCACGCAGGACGGCCAGGTCACGAAGAAGTAA
- the mnmA gene encoding tRNA 2-thiouridine(34) synthase MnmA, producing the protein MAKQRIVVGLSGGVDSAVTAHLLKQQGHEVVGIFMKNWEDDDDSEYCSSNIDFVDAASVADVLGIEIEHVNFAADYKDRVFAEFLREYKAGRTPNPDVLCNAEIKFKAFLDHAMRLGAEKIATGHYARVRLDEATGRHDLLKGLDPSKDQSYFLHRLNQAQLSKTLFPVGELHKTEVRRIAEEIGLPNAKKKDSTGICFIGERPFRDFLNRYISKEPGPIKDDRGRKLGEHQGLSFYTLGQRQGLGIGGVKEKGAQRGSGDHSPWFVARKDVEKNTLWVVQGHDHPWLLSSELKADDASWVAGEVPAPGSYGSKARYRQADSACEMEAGDSAAGFSLRFGAAQWAVTPGQSAVLYDGERCLGGGVIV; encoded by the coding sequence ATGGCAAAGCAACGGATCGTGGTGGGACTGAGCGGCGGGGTGGACTCCGCCGTGACGGCGCACCTGCTCAAGCAGCAGGGGCACGAGGTGGTCGGTATCTTCATGAAGAACTGGGAAGACGACGACGACAGCGAGTACTGCTCGTCGAACATCGACTTTGTGGATGCCGCCAGCGTGGCCGACGTGCTGGGCATCGAGATCGAGCACGTCAACTTCGCGGCCGACTACAAGGACCGCGTGTTCGCCGAGTTCCTGCGCGAATACAAGGCCGGGCGCACGCCCAACCCCGACGTGCTTTGCAACGCCGAGATCAAGTTCAAGGCGTTCCTCGACCACGCCATGCGGCTGGGCGCGGAGAAGATCGCCACCGGCCATTACGCGCGCGTGCGGCTCGACGAAGCCACGGGCAGGCACGACCTGCTGAAGGGGCTCGACCCGTCGAAGGACCAGAGCTACTTTCTGCACCGCCTGAACCAGGCGCAGCTGTCGAAGACGCTGTTCCCGGTGGGCGAGCTGCACAAGACCGAGGTGCGCCGCATCGCGGAAGAAATCGGCCTGCCCAACGCGAAGAAGAAGGACTCGACCGGCATCTGCTTCATCGGTGAGCGGCCGTTCCGGGACTTCCTGAACCGCTACATCTCCAAGGAGCCGGGCCCGATCAAGGACGACCGCGGCCGCAAGCTCGGCGAGCACCAGGGCCTGAGCTTCTACACGCTGGGCCAGCGGCAGGGGCTGGGCATCGGTGGCGTGAAGGAAAAAGGCGCGCAACGCGGCTCGGGCGACCATTCGCCATGGTTCGTTGCACGCAAGGATGTCGAGAAGAACACGCTGTGGGTGGTGCAGGGTCACGACCATCCGTGGCTGTTGTCATCGGAACTGAAAGCGGACGACGCCAGCTGGGTGGCCGGAGAAGTACCGGCCCCGGGAAGTTACGGCTCGAAGGCCCGCTACCGGCAGGCCGATTCCGCGTGCGAGATGGAAGCGGGCGATTCCGCTGCGGGATTCAGCCTGCGGTTCGGCGCGGCGCAATGGGCGGTCACGCCTGGTCAGTCCGCCGTGCTGTACGACGGTGAACGCTGCCTGGGCGGCGGCGTGATCGTTTGA
- a CDS encoding LLM class flavin-dependent oxidoreductase: protein MIPFSILDLSPITEGSDAAQSFRNSLSLAQHGEKLGYTRYWLAEHHGMPGIASAATAVLLSYVGAGTSTIRIGAGGVMLPNHSPLVIAEQFGTLESLYPGRVDLGLGRAPGSDQRTARALRRNLESDSDQFPQDVVELMDFMSKNPQQAVKAVPGMGLEVPVWILGSSTFGAQLAAHLGLPYAFASHFAPQQIMQAIQIYRETFKPSAQLSKPYVMLGFNVFAADTDAEAEFRATSWQQAFVNLRSGRPGRLPPPVEGYRQKVGPAENALLDSVLSCSAVGSIETVKKGVEAFVARTGADELMITSQVFDHAARLRSYELLAGAFQ, encoded by the coding sequence ATGATTCCGTTCTCCATCCTCGACCTTTCCCCGATCACCGAGGGCAGCGACGCCGCGCAGTCGTTCCGCAACTCGCTCTCGCTGGCGCAGCACGGCGAGAAGCTCGGGTACACGCGCTACTGGCTGGCGGAGCACCACGGCATGCCGGGCATCGCCAGCGCGGCCACCGCCGTGCTGTTGTCGTATGTGGGGGCTGGCACCTCCACCATCCGCATCGGCGCCGGCGGCGTGATGTTGCCGAACCACTCGCCGCTGGTGATCGCCGAGCAGTTCGGCACGCTGGAGTCGCTGTACCCGGGGCGCGTCGACCTCGGCCTGGGCCGCGCGCCCGGCTCCGACCAGCGCACCGCGCGGGCCTTGCGCCGCAACCTCGAGTCGGACTCGGACCAGTTCCCGCAGGACGTGGTCGAGCTGATGGATTTCATGTCGAAGAATCCGCAGCAGGCCGTGAAGGCCGTGCCGGGCATGGGGCTCGAGGTGCCGGTGTGGATCCTCGGCTCGAGCACCTTCGGCGCGCAGCTGGCGGCGCACCTCGGCCTGCCCTACGCCTTCGCCTCGCACTTCGCACCGCAGCAGATCATGCAGGCCATCCAGATCTACCGCGAGACCTTCAAGCCCTCCGCGCAGCTGAGCAAGCCCTATGTGATGCTGGGCTTCAATGTGTTCGCCGCCGACACCGACGCAGAGGCCGAATTCCGCGCCACCTCGTGGCAGCAGGCCTTCGTGAACCTGCGCAGCGGCCGCCCCGGGCGCCTGCCGCCTCCGGTGGAGGGCTACCGCCAGAAGGTCGGCCCGGCGGAGAACGCACTGCTCGACTCGGTGTTGTCATGCTCCGCAGTCGGCTCGATCGAGACCGTGAAGAAGGGCGTCGAGGCCTTCGTGGCGCGCACCGGCGCCGACGAGCTCATGATCACCTCGCAGGTGTTCGACCACGCAGCCCGGCTGCGCTCGTACGAGCTGCTGGCCGGCGCGTTTCAATAG
- a CDS encoding NUDIX hydrolase, whose translation MTNAHSIRWKPNVTVAAVIERDGRFLLVEEQSGDGLRLNTPAGHLDPGESPAEGCARETLEETAHHFTPTSLIGIYMARSRPAAERGEDVTYMRFAFAGELGDFDAGRPLDEGIVRTVWMTLEEIRGSVERHRSPLLLQCIEDYLAGERHPLELVHVDASVRVTP comes from the coding sequence ATGACCAACGCCCATTCAATCCGCTGGAAACCCAATGTCACCGTGGCGGCAGTGATCGAACGCGACGGGCGCTTCCTCCTGGTCGAGGAGCAATCGGGAGACGGACTGCGGCTGAATACGCCCGCAGGGCATCTCGATCCCGGGGAATCCCCTGCCGAAGGCTGTGCACGCGAAACGCTCGAAGAAACAGCCCACCATTTCACGCCAACTTCGCTCATCGGCATCTACATGGCACGCTCGCGGCCCGCCGCGGAGCGCGGCGAGGACGTGACCTACATGCGCTTCGCATTTGCCGGCGAACTGGGCGATTTCGACGCGGGCCGGCCGCTCGACGAGGGCATCGTGCGCACCGTGTGGATGACGCTCGAAGAAATCCGCGGGAGCGTGGAGCGGCATCGCAGTCCGCTGCTGCTCCAGTGCATCGAGGACTACCTGGCCGGCGAGCGCCACCCGCTGGAGCTGGTCCACGTCGACGCGTCGGTGCGCGTGACGCCCTGA